Proteins encoded in a region of the Polyodon spathula isolate WHYD16114869_AA chromosome 9, ASM1765450v1, whole genome shotgun sequence genome:
- the LOC121320361 gene encoding granzyme K-like has protein sequence MVALYLYDADRQIHLCGGTLIERDWVLTAAHCDQGGVIKAYLGTKHINQSNMKATEVVQKIQHENYNRTYSNDIMLLKLKNPAVLNNNIRLLGLPENTDDVKPGTLCNVAGWGQTLTLLYSPTLQEVNVTIIDRETCNSKDYYNHDPTITEDLLCACNKTGGGDTCKGDSGGPLVCEGIFRGIVSGGEGCGLAKKPGIYVNLNKKYVTWIKEKIHRHNHREESGNQV, from the exons ATGGTGGCTTTATATTTATACGATGCAGATAGGCAGATCCACCTGTGTGGGGGGACGCTGATAGAACGGGACTGGGTTCTAACGGCAGCTCACTGTGATCAGGG TGGAGTAATAAAGGCTTATCTTGGAACTAAGCATATAAATCAAAGCAACATGAAGGCCACGGAGGTGGTTCAGAAAATTCAGCATGAAAACTACAATAGAACTTACAGCAATGACATCATGCTTCTTAAG CTCAAAAACCCTGCAGTTCTAAATAACAACATACGTTTACTTGGCCTACCGGAAAATACTGATGACGTGAAACCTGGAACACTGTGCAATGTGGCAGGATGGGGACAGACACTGACCCTCCTTTATTCTCCAACGCTTCAAGAGGTGAATGTGACTATCATTGACAGAGAGACGTGCAACAGCAAGGACTATTATAATCATGATCCAACCATAACTGAGGATCTGCTGTGTGCTTGTAACAAAACAGGCGGAGGAGACACATGCAAA ggGGATTCTGGCGGTCCTTTAGTATGTGAAGGTATTTTCAGAGGCATTGTTTCTGGTGGAGAGGGTTGTGGCTTAGCAAAGAAACCTGGAATATATGTAAACCTGAATAAGAAATATGTTACATGGATAAAAGAGAAGATTCATCGACATAACCACCGGGAAGAGTCTGGAAatcaagtttaa